A single window of Neurospora crassa OR74A linkage group VII, whole genome shotgun sequence DNA harbors:
- a CDS encoding myo-inositol-1(or 4)-monophosphatase, producing MTVTTPNPSKPSYQHERHIAELAVQRASLLTRRVLAGILNPSSTSTSSTSTSGTSTPQLDHDDHPDRRVSVASISKPDFSPVTAADFAVQALLTAAIRAHFPTDGFIGEEDADALRGDPVLARQVFDLVRSCASTESGDEALSSALPQTIPEMLSLIDLGGRGTGSPTARFWAMDPIDGTAAFMRGQQYAVSLCLIEGGREVVGVLGCPNLGITLPSSSPSSSSSSACTATYIISEDSTPSPSPDTQDQDQQQTTNGILLSAVRSQGATIRPIADQTSQTDLLPAISLTKSSSITENPQTNPPDMSNLHFIDSLSTPATSSSLVARVATLAGVPNYSFPGTELYSSHMRYVAMILGGPSHVQVRIPKPRTKATYIWDHAGAQLIYVEATAGKGKVTDLWGRPIDYGRGRKLDGNWGVITAHEEVAGKLLEIVSGIVG from the coding sequence ATGACAGTCACCACCCCCAACCCTTCCAAACCATCATACCAGCATGAGCGCCACATTGCCGAACTAGCCGTGCAACGCGCCTCCCTCCTCACGCGCCGCGTCCTCGCCGGCATCCTCaacccttcttccacttctacaTCTTCAACCTCCACTTCCGGTACCTCGACACCACAACTTGATCATGACGACCACCCCGACCGCCGCGTCAGCGTCGCTTCCATCTCCAAGCCCGACTTCTCCCCCGTGACCGCCGCCGACTTCGCCGTGCAAGCGCTCCTCACCGCCGCCATCCGCGCGCACTTTCCGACCGACGGGTTCATTGGCGAAGAGGACGCCGATGCTTTGCGCGGGGATCCGGTGCTGGCTAGGCAGGTATTCGATTTGGTTCGGTCTTGCGCCTCCACCGAGTCAGGCGATGAAGCGCTCTCATCAGCACTGCCGCAAACCATTCCCGAGATGCTGTCCCTCATCGACCTAGGTGGACGTGGCACCGGCTCACCCACCGCCCGCTTCTGGGCTATGGATCCCATCGACGGCACGGCGGCGTTCATGCGCGGGCAGCAGTATGCTGTGAGCCTGTGTTTGATTGAGGGCGGGAGGGAGGTGGTTGGCGTTCTGGGCTGCCCCAACCTAGGCATCActctcccctcttcctctccatcttcttcttcctcttccgctTGCACAGCTACGTACATAATCTCCGAGGATAGcaccccatccccatcccctgACACTCAAGATCAGgatcaacaacaaacaacaaacgGCATCCTCCTCAGTGCCGTGCGCTCCCAAGGCGCTACCATCCGGCCCATCGCCGACCAGACTTCCCAAACGGATCTTCTCCCCGCGATTTCCCTCACCaagtcctcctccatcactgAAAACCCCCAAACCAACCCACCAGACATGTCCAACCTCCACTTCATCGACTCCCTCTCCACCCCCgcaacctcttcctccctcgtCGCCCGCGTCGCCACCTTGGCCGGCGTACCCAATTACTCATTCCCCGGCACCGAGCTGTACTCGTCACACATGCGATACGTAGCCATGATCCTTGGCGGGCCATCGCACGTGCAGGTCCGCATACCCAAGCCGAGGACCAAGGCCACCTATATTTGGGACCACGCGGGCGCACAGCTGATTTACGTCGAGGCGACGgcggggaaagggaaggtgaCGGATCTGTGGGGGAGGCCGATTGATTATGGACGGGGAAGGAAGCTGGATGGGAATTGGGGAGTGATTACCGCACACGAAGAGGTTGCTGGGAAGTTGTTGGAGATTGTGAGCGGCATTGTTGGGTGA